One Vigna unguiculata cultivar IT97K-499-35 chromosome 7, ASM411807v1, whole genome shotgun sequence genomic region harbors:
- the LOC114190910 gene encoding NADH dehydrogenase (ubiquinone) complex I, assembly factor 6-like isoform X1: MPPSEDLMNGASASGNLRAAFSHCVQQVRSYDYHHYLCLLELPPSMRKAAFAFCALNVETARAMDIASDPRIGLMRLVWWQEAIDKMFANKLIEHPTAQALSSVIAETRLSKIWLKRSVEARINDARREVTDMPETIGELEKYAEDTVSTMLYLTLQAGGIKSTAADHAASHIGKASGILLLLKSLPYHASLNRHFWYIPTAIASKHGLIVKQENGEERWVDSREGLCDAVYDMASVANAHLEKARKLAASVPAEALPVLLPAVPSQVLLDSLRKVQFDVFDPRLTGGVLGIPPLWYHLKLKWTSWRRKY; this comes from the exons AT GCCCCCAAGTGAAGATTTAATGAACGGTGCTTCAGCGTCAGGTAACTTAAGGGCAGCTTTCTCCCATTGCGTACAGCAAGTGCGAAGTTATGATTATCATCACTATCTTTGCCTCCTGGAGCTGCCTCCGTCCATGCGGAAAGCTGCATTTGCATTCTGTGCCTTGAATGTTGAAACAGCTAGAGCTATGGATATTGCTTCAGATCCCAGGATTGGCCTTATGCGTCTTGTCTGGTGGCAGGAAGCCATAGACAAAATGTTTGCCAATAAATTGATTGAACACCCAACAGCACAAGCGTTGTCATCTGTGATAGCTGAGACCAGACTCAGCAAGATATGGTTGAAACGATCCGTTGAGGCTCGGATCAATGATGCAAGAAGAGAGGTTACTGACATGCCAGAAACTATTGGAGAGTTGGAGAAATACGCCGAGGACACTGTCTCAACCATGCTGTACCTGACACTTCAAGCAGGTGGTATAAAGTCTACTGCAGCTGATCATGCAGCCTCACATATCGGCAAGGCCAGTGGCATTCTCTTGCTCCTCAAATCACTGCCCTACCATGCATCTCTTAACCGACATTTTTGGTACATCCCAACTGCAATAGCATCCAAGCATGGGCTAATAGTTAAGCAAGAAAATGGGGAAGAGAGGTGGGTGGATTCTCGTGAGGGTCTTTGTGATGCCGTTTATGATATGGCATCAGTGGCCAATGCACACTTAGAAAAGGCTCGGAAGTTAGCTGCAAGTGTGCCTGCTGAGGCTCTTCCAGTGCTCCTTCCAGCAGTGCCTTCTCAGGTTCTTTTGGATTCCTTAAGAAAGGTCCAATTTGATGTGTTTGATCCTAGACTCACAGGAGGGGTGCTGGGAATACCACCTTTGTGGTACCATCTCAAACTCAAGTGGACTTCATGGAGAAGGAAATACTAA
- the LOC114190910 gene encoding NADH dehydrogenase (ubiquinone) complex I, assembly factor 6-like isoform X3 has product MNGASASGNLRAAFSHCVQQVRSYDYHHYLCLLELPPSMRKAAFAFCALNVETARAMDIASDPRIGLMRLVWWQEAIDKMFANKLIEHPTAQALSSVIAETRLSKIWLKRSVEARINDARREVTDMPETIGELEKYAEDTVSTMLYLTLQAGGIKSTAADHAASHIGKASGILLLLKSLPYHASLNRHFWYIPTAIASKHGLIVKQENGEERWVDSREGLCDAVYDMASVANAHLEKARKLAASVPAEALPVLLPAVPSQVLLDSLRKVQFDVFDPRLTGGVLGIPPLWYHLKLKWTSWRRKY; this is encoded by the coding sequence ATGAACGGTGCTTCAGCGTCAGGTAACTTAAGGGCAGCTTTCTCCCATTGCGTACAGCAAGTGCGAAGTTATGATTATCATCACTATCTTTGCCTCCTGGAGCTGCCTCCGTCCATGCGGAAAGCTGCATTTGCATTCTGTGCCTTGAATGTTGAAACAGCTAGAGCTATGGATATTGCTTCAGATCCCAGGATTGGCCTTATGCGTCTTGTCTGGTGGCAGGAAGCCATAGACAAAATGTTTGCCAATAAATTGATTGAACACCCAACAGCACAAGCGTTGTCATCTGTGATAGCTGAGACCAGACTCAGCAAGATATGGTTGAAACGATCCGTTGAGGCTCGGATCAATGATGCAAGAAGAGAGGTTACTGACATGCCAGAAACTATTGGAGAGTTGGAGAAATACGCCGAGGACACTGTCTCAACCATGCTGTACCTGACACTTCAAGCAGGTGGTATAAAGTCTACTGCAGCTGATCATGCAGCCTCACATATCGGCAAGGCCAGTGGCATTCTCTTGCTCCTCAAATCACTGCCCTACCATGCATCTCTTAACCGACATTTTTGGTACATCCCAACTGCAATAGCATCCAAGCATGGGCTAATAGTTAAGCAAGAAAATGGGGAAGAGAGGTGGGTGGATTCTCGTGAGGGTCTTTGTGATGCCGTTTATGATATGGCATCAGTGGCCAATGCACACTTAGAAAAGGCTCGGAAGTTAGCTGCAAGTGTGCCTGCTGAGGCTCTTCCAGTGCTCCTTCCAGCAGTGCCTTCTCAGGTTCTTTTGGATTCCTTAAGAAAGGTCCAATTTGATGTGTTTGATCCTAGACTCACAGGAGGGGTGCTGGGAATACCACCTTTGTGGTACCATCTCAAACTCAAGTGGACTTCATGGAGAAGGAAATACTAA
- the LOC114190879 gene encoding LIM domain-containing protein WLIM1-like, producing the protein MASFGGTTQKCMACDKTVYLVDKLTADGRVYHKACFRCHHCRNTLKLSNYCSFEGVLYCRPHYDQLYKRTGSLDKSFEGTPKVQKPEKPIIESENSKGIANVFLGTRDKCVCCKKTVYPTERVTVNGTPYHKSCFKCTYGGCTISSSNFITHEGKLYCKHHHIQLFKEKGNYSQLENDQVPTTTTESSTSTTSTEPVA; encoded by the coding sequence ATGGCCAGCTTCGGAGGAACCACACAAAAGTGCATGGCTTGTGACAAAACCGTTTACCTTGTCGACAAGCTAACTGCTGATGGCCGTGTCTACCACAAAGCCTGCTTCAGATGCCACCATTGCCGCAACACCCTTAAGCTCAGCAACTACTGTTCTTTTGAGGGGGTCCTATATTGCAGACCTCATTACGATCAACTTTACAAGCGAACCGGAAGCTTGGACAAAAGCTTCGAGGGAACACCCAAAGTTCAGAAACCAGAGAAACCAATCATCGAAAGTGAGAACTCTAAGGGCATCGCAAACGTCTTCTTGGGAACCAGGGACAAATGTGTGTGCTGCAAAAAGACGGTGTATCCCACTGAGAGGGTAACCGTTAATGGCACACCCTACCATAAGAGCTGCTTCAAATGTACCTATGGAGGTTGCACCATAAGCTCTTCCAACTTCATCACGCACGAGGGAAAACTCTACTGCAAGCACCATCACATTCAACTCTTCAAGGAGAAGGGTAACTACAGTCAGCTTGAGAATGACCAGGTTCCTACTACCACCACCGAATCAtcaacatcaacaacatcaacGGAACCCGTTGCTTGA